In the genome of Pseudorca crassidens isolate mPseCra1 chromosome 12, mPseCra1.hap1, whole genome shotgun sequence, one region contains:
- the ANKRD29 gene encoding ankyrin repeat domain-containing protein 29 isoform X1 has translation MCRMSFKKETPLANAAFWAARRGNLALLRLLLNSGRVDVDCRDSNGTTLLMIASYAGHIGCVKEIVLQGADINLQRESGTTALFFAAQQGHNDVVRFLFEFGASTEFRTKDGGTALLAASQYGHMKVVETLLKHGANIHDQLYDGATALFLAAQGGYLDVIRLLLSSGAKVNQPRQDGTAPLWIASQMGHSEVVRVMLLRGADRDAARHDGTTALLKAANKGYNDVIKELLKFSPTLGILKNGTSALHVAVLSGNIKTVALLLEAGADPALRNKANELPAELTKNERILHLLRSKEGHRKS, from the exons AAGGAAACCCCACTTGCCAACGCGGCGTTCTGGGCAGCGAGGAGGGGCAACTTGGCtctgctcaggctgctgctgAACAGTGGCCGAGTGGACGTGGACTGCAGGGACAGT AATGGCACAACACTCCTCATGATCGCCTCCTATGCTGGCCACATAGGCTGTGTGAAGGAGATCGTCCTGCAGGGAGCTGACATCAATCTCCAGAGAGAG tcAGGTACAACTGCCCTGTTCTTTGCTGCTCAACAAGGACATAATGATGTTGTGAGATTTCTCTTTGAATTTGGAGCATCCACTGAATTTAGGACCAAA GACGGGGGCACTGCCCTTCTGGCCGCCAGTCAGTATGGGCACATGAAGGTGGTGGAGACCTTGCTGAAGCACGGAGCCAACATCCATGACCAACTTTAT GATGGAGCCACTGCACTCTTCCTAGCTGCCCAAGGTGGTTATTTGGATGTGATTCGATTACTGTTGTCCTCAGGAGCAAAGGTCAACCAGCCGAGGCAG GACGGCACGGCGCCGCTGTGGATCGCGTCGCAGATGGGCCACAGCGAGGTGGTACGTGTGATGCTGCTGCGCGGAGCCGACCGCGACGCCGCCCGCCAC GATGGTACAACGGCATTACTGAAGGCAGCCAACAAAGGGTATAATGATGTCATAAAAGAGTTGCTGAAATTCTCACCCACCCTCGGTATTTTGAAG AATGGGACCTCAGCACTCCATGTGGCAGTGCTCAGCGGAAATATTAAGACAGTCGCGCTGCTCCTGGAAGCAGGGGCAGACCCAGCCCTGAGAAACAAG GCCAATGAACTTCCGGCAGAACTAACCAAAAATGAACGTATATTGCATCTCCTCCGAAGTAAAGAAGGACACAGGAAGAGCTAA
- the ANKRD29 gene encoding ankyrin repeat domain-containing protein 29 isoform X5, with translation MSGIYISQCWRLGSPQSSCWQVQCLKETPLANAAFWAARRGNLALLRLLLNSGRVDVDCRDSNGTTLLMIASYAGHIGCVKEIVLQGADINLQRESGTTALFFAAQQGHNDVVRFLFEFGASTEFRTKDGGTALLAASQYGHMKVVETLLKHGANIHDQLYDGATALFLAAQGGYLDVIRLLLSSGAKVNQPRQDGTAPLWIASQMGHSEVVRVMLLRGADRDAARHDGTTALLKAANKGYNDVIKELLKFSPTLGILKNGTSALHVAVLSGNIKTVALLLEAGADPALRNKANELPAELTKNERILHLLRSKEGHRKS, from the exons AAGGAAACCCCACTTGCCAACGCGGCGTTCTGGGCAGCGAGGAGGGGCAACTTGGCtctgctcaggctgctgctgAACAGTGGCCGAGTGGACGTGGACTGCAGGGACAGT AATGGCACAACACTCCTCATGATCGCCTCCTATGCTGGCCACATAGGCTGTGTGAAGGAGATCGTCCTGCAGGGAGCTGACATCAATCTCCAGAGAGAG tcAGGTACAACTGCCCTGTTCTTTGCTGCTCAACAAGGACATAATGATGTTGTGAGATTTCTCTTTGAATTTGGAGCATCCACTGAATTTAGGACCAAA GACGGGGGCACTGCCCTTCTGGCCGCCAGTCAGTATGGGCACATGAAGGTGGTGGAGACCTTGCTGAAGCACGGAGCCAACATCCATGACCAACTTTAT GATGGAGCCACTGCACTCTTCCTAGCTGCCCAAGGTGGTTATTTGGATGTGATTCGATTACTGTTGTCCTCAGGAGCAAAGGTCAACCAGCCGAGGCAG GACGGCACGGCGCCGCTGTGGATCGCGTCGCAGATGGGCCACAGCGAGGTGGTACGTGTGATGCTGCTGCGCGGAGCCGACCGCGACGCCGCCCGCCAC GATGGTACAACGGCATTACTGAAGGCAGCCAACAAAGGGTATAATGATGTCATAAAAGAGTTGCTGAAATTCTCACCCACCCTCGGTATTTTGAAG AATGGGACCTCAGCACTCCATGTGGCAGTGCTCAGCGGAAATATTAAGACAGTCGCGCTGCTCCTGGAAGCAGGGGCAGACCCAGCCCTGAGAAACAAG GCCAATGAACTTCCGGCAGAACTAACCAAAAATGAACGTATATTGCATCTCCTCCGAAGTAAAGAAGGACACAGGAAGAGCTAA
- the ANKRD29 gene encoding ankyrin repeat domain-containing protein 29 isoform X3 codes for MCRMSFKNGTTLLMIASYAGHIGCVKEIVLQGADINLQRESGTTALFFAAQQGHNDVVRFLFEFGASTEFRTKDGGTALLAASQYGHMKVVETLLKHGANIHDQLYDGATALFLAAQGGYLDVIRLLLSSGAKVNQPRQDGTAPLWIASQMGHSEVVRVMLLRGADRDAARHDGTTALLKAANKGYNDVIKELLKFSPTLGILKNGTSALHVAVLSGNIKTVALLLEAGADPALRNKANELPAELTKNERILHLLRSKEGHRKS; via the exons AATGGCACAACACTCCTCATGATCGCCTCCTATGCTGGCCACATAGGCTGTGTGAAGGAGATCGTCCTGCAGGGAGCTGACATCAATCTCCAGAGAGAG tcAGGTACAACTGCCCTGTTCTTTGCTGCTCAACAAGGACATAATGATGTTGTGAGATTTCTCTTTGAATTTGGAGCATCCACTGAATTTAGGACCAAA GACGGGGGCACTGCCCTTCTGGCCGCCAGTCAGTATGGGCACATGAAGGTGGTGGAGACCTTGCTGAAGCACGGAGCCAACATCCATGACCAACTTTAT GATGGAGCCACTGCACTCTTCCTAGCTGCCCAAGGTGGTTATTTGGATGTGATTCGATTACTGTTGTCCTCAGGAGCAAAGGTCAACCAGCCGAGGCAG GACGGCACGGCGCCGCTGTGGATCGCGTCGCAGATGGGCCACAGCGAGGTGGTACGTGTGATGCTGCTGCGCGGAGCCGACCGCGACGCCGCCCGCCAC GATGGTACAACGGCATTACTGAAGGCAGCCAACAAAGGGTATAATGATGTCATAAAAGAGTTGCTGAAATTCTCACCCACCCTCGGTATTTTGAAG AATGGGACCTCAGCACTCCATGTGGCAGTGCTCAGCGGAAATATTAAGACAGTCGCGCTGCTCCTGGAAGCAGGGGCAGACCCAGCCCTGAGAAACAAG GCCAATGAACTTCCGGCAGAACTAACCAAAAATGAACGTATATTGCATCTCCTCCGAAGTAAAGAAGGACACAGGAAGAGCTAA
- the ANKRD29 gene encoding ankyrin repeat domain-containing protein 29 isoform X4 — MIASYAGHIGCVKEIVLQGADINLQRESGTTALFFAAQQGHNDVVRFLFEFGASTEFRTKDGGTALLAASQYGHMKVVETLLKHGANIHDQLYDGATALFLAAQGGYLDVIRLLLSSGAKVNQPRQDGTAPLWIASQMGHSEVVRVMLLRGADRDAARHDGTTALLKAANKGYNDVIKELLKFSPTLGILKNGTSALHVAVLSGNIKTVALLLEAGADPALRNKANELPAELTKNERILHLLRSKEGHRKS; from the exons ATGATCGCCTCCTATGCTGGCCACATAGGCTGTGTGAAGGAGATCGTCCTGCAGGGAGCTGACATCAATCTCCAGAGAGAG tcAGGTACAACTGCCCTGTTCTTTGCTGCTCAACAAGGACATAATGATGTTGTGAGATTTCTCTTTGAATTTGGAGCATCCACTGAATTTAGGACCAAA GACGGGGGCACTGCCCTTCTGGCCGCCAGTCAGTATGGGCACATGAAGGTGGTGGAGACCTTGCTGAAGCACGGAGCCAACATCCATGACCAACTTTAT GATGGAGCCACTGCACTCTTCCTAGCTGCCCAAGGTGGTTATTTGGATGTGATTCGATTACTGTTGTCCTCAGGAGCAAAGGTCAACCAGCCGAGGCAG GACGGCACGGCGCCGCTGTGGATCGCGTCGCAGATGGGCCACAGCGAGGTGGTACGTGTGATGCTGCTGCGCGGAGCCGACCGCGACGCCGCCCGCCAC GATGGTACAACGGCATTACTGAAGGCAGCCAACAAAGGGTATAATGATGTCATAAAAGAGTTGCTGAAATTCTCACCCACCCTCGGTATTTTGAAG AATGGGACCTCAGCACTCCATGTGGCAGTGCTCAGCGGAAATATTAAGACAGTCGCGCTGCTCCTGGAAGCAGGGGCAGACCCAGCCCTGAGAAACAAG GCCAATGAACTTCCGGCAGAACTAACCAAAAATGAACGTATATTGCATCTCCTCCGAAGTAAAGAAGGACACAGGAAGAGCTAA
- the ANKRD29 gene encoding ankyrin repeat domain-containing protein 29 isoform X2, whose amino-acid sequence MCRMSFKKETPLANAAFWAARRGNLALLRLLLNSGRVDVDCRDSNGTTLLMIASYAGHIGCVKEIVLQGADINLQRESGTTALFFAAQQGHNDVVRFLFEFGASTEFRTKDGGTALLAASQYGHMKVVETLLKHGANIHDQLYDGATALFLAAQGGYLDVIRLLLSSGAKVNQPRQDGTTALLKAANKGYNDVIKELLKFSPTLGILKNGTSALHVAVLSGNIKTVALLLEAGADPALRNKANELPAELTKNERILHLLRSKEGHRKS is encoded by the exons AAGGAAACCCCACTTGCCAACGCGGCGTTCTGGGCAGCGAGGAGGGGCAACTTGGCtctgctcaggctgctgctgAACAGTGGCCGAGTGGACGTGGACTGCAGGGACAGT AATGGCACAACACTCCTCATGATCGCCTCCTATGCTGGCCACATAGGCTGTGTGAAGGAGATCGTCCTGCAGGGAGCTGACATCAATCTCCAGAGAGAG tcAGGTACAACTGCCCTGTTCTTTGCTGCTCAACAAGGACATAATGATGTTGTGAGATTTCTCTTTGAATTTGGAGCATCCACTGAATTTAGGACCAAA GACGGGGGCACTGCCCTTCTGGCCGCCAGTCAGTATGGGCACATGAAGGTGGTGGAGACCTTGCTGAAGCACGGAGCCAACATCCATGACCAACTTTAT GATGGAGCCACTGCACTCTTCCTAGCTGCCCAAGGTGGTTATTTGGATGTGATTCGATTACTGTTGTCCTCAGGAGCAAAGGTCAACCAGCCGAGGCAG GATGGTACAACGGCATTACTGAAGGCAGCCAACAAAGGGTATAATGATGTCATAAAAGAGTTGCTGAAATTCTCACCCACCCTCGGTATTTTGAAG AATGGGACCTCAGCACTCCATGTGGCAGTGCTCAGCGGAAATATTAAGACAGTCGCGCTGCTCCTGGAAGCAGGGGCAGACCCAGCCCTGAGAAACAAG GCCAATGAACTTCCGGCAGAACTAACCAAAAATGAACGTATATTGCATCTCCTCCGAAGTAAAGAAGGACACAGGAAGAGCTAA